A window of the Callospermophilus lateralis isolate mCalLat2 chromosome 7, mCalLat2.hap1, whole genome shotgun sequence genome harbors these coding sequences:
- the Prmt6 gene encoding protein arginine N-methyltransferase 6, with protein MSQTKKRKLESGGGGEGGEGTEEEDGGEQEVAVPRPRRTKRERDQLYYECYSDVSVHEEMIADRVRTDAYRLGILRNWAALRGKTVLDVGAGTGILSIFCAQAGARRVYAVEASAIWQQAREVVRLNGLEDRVHVLPGPVETVELPEQVDAIVSEWMGYGLLHESMLSSVLHARTKWLKEGGILLPASAELFVAPISDQMLEWRLGFWSQVKQHYGVDMSCLESFATRCLMSHSEIVVQGLSGEDVLARPQRFAQLELARAGLEQELEAGVGGRFRCSCYGSAPMHGFAIWFQVTFPGGDSEKPLVLSTSPFHPATHWKQALLYLNEPVQVEQDTDVSGEITLLPSRDNPRRLRVLLRYKVGDQEEKTKDFAMED; from the coding sequence ATGTCGCAGACTAAGAAGAGAAAGCTTGAGTCGGGGGGCGGcggggaaggaggggagggaacTGAAGAGGAAGATGGCGGGGAGCAGGAGGTGGCCGTGCCACGACCCCGGAGGACTAAGCGCGAGCGGGACCAGCTGTACTACGAGTGCTACTCGGACGTGTCGGTCCACGAGGAGATGATCGCCGACCGCGTCCGCACCGATGCCTACCGCCTGGGTATCCTACGGAACTGGGCAGCTCTGCGAGGCAAGACCGTGTTGGACGTGGGTGCAGGCACCGGCATTTTGAGCATCTTCTGTGCCCAGGCCGGGGCCAGGCGCGTGTACGCGGTGGAGGCCAGCGCCATTTGGCAACAGGCCCGGGAGGTAGTGCGGCTCAACGGGCTGGAGGACCGAGTGCACGTCCTGCCGGGTCCGGTGGAGACCGTGGAGTTGCCAGAGCAGGTGGATGCCATCGTGAGCGAGTGGATGGGCTATGGACTTCTGCACGAGTCCATGCTGAGCTCTGTGCTGCACGCGCGGACCAAGTGGCTGAAGGAGGGCGGTATTCTCCTACCGGCTTCCGCTGAGCTCTTCGTAGCCCCCATCAGCGACCAGATGCTGGAGTGGCGCCTAGGCTTTTGGAGCCAGGTGAAGCAGCACTATGGcgtggacatgagttgcctagagAGTTTCGCCACACGCTGCCTCATGAGCCACTCGGAGATCGTGGTGCAGGGTCTGTCCGGCGAGGACGTGCTGGCCCGGCCACAGCGCTTTGCTCAGCTCGAGCTGGCCCGCGCCGGCCTGGAGCAGGAGCTGGAGGCCGGGGTGGGCGGGCGCTTCCGCTGCAGCTGTTATGGCTCAGCGCCTATGCATGGTTTTGCCATCTGGTTCCAGGTGACCTTCCCTGGAGGAGATTCGGAGAAACCCCTGGTGCTGTCCACCTCGCCTTTTCACCCGGCCACACACTGGAAGCAGGCACTCCTCTACCTAAACGAGCCGGTACAAGTGGAACAAGACACAGACGTTTCAGGAGAGATCACGCTGCTGCCCTCCCGGGACAACCCTCGTCGCCTGCGCGTTCTGCTGCGCTACAAAGTGGGGGACCAGGAGGAAAAGACCAAAgactttgccatggaagactga